A stretch of Sulfitobacter sp. THAF37 DNA encodes these proteins:
- a CDS encoding acyl-CoA dehydrogenase family protein, which translates to MPHDGQDLKTMNAPVILEDLLSLTAAAIGPVDDILERARTSVRELVSRDGRVAADLIEQNQTAAHGLAWLATYAQSLRQMQKWAEALNKDGKFGEAEQLIHQIAFGEYLWQIYGGIQMNQGEILRLQDLGLSQDDARSLMAPAIMTLTQGGNTQAARSRLVALMQDHAANITVGATGLDEELEMIREQFRRYAVEKVEPHAHDWHLKDELIPMEVITELAEMGVFGLTIPEEYGGFGLSKASMCVVSEELSRGYIGVGSLGTRSEIAAELIIAGGTAEQKEKWLPRIASAETLPTAVFTEPNTGSDLGSLRTRAVKDGEDYRITGNKTWITHAARTHVMTLLARTDPETTDYRGLSMFLAEKTPGTDTDPFPTEGMTGGEIEVLGYRGMKEYELGFDGFHVKGENLLGGEEGKGFKQLMETFESARIQTAARAIGVAQSALDISMQYAQDRKQFGKSLINFPRVSSKLAMMAVEIMVARQLTYFSAFEKDEGRRCDVEAGMAKLLGARVAWAAADNGLQIHGGNGFALEYKISRVLCDARILNIFEGAAEIQAQVIARRLLG; encoded by the coding sequence ATGCCACACGACGGTCAGGACCTGAAAACGATGAACGCGCCGGTGATCCTTGAAGATCTGCTGTCGCTAACCGCTGCCGCAATCGGCCCGGTGGACGATATTCTTGAAAGAGCACGCACTTCGGTGCGCGAGTTGGTCAGCCGCGATGGCCGGGTTGCAGCAGACCTGATCGAACAGAACCAGACTGCCGCCCACGGGCTGGCCTGGCTGGCGACCTACGCACAATCCCTTCGCCAGATGCAGAAATGGGCCGAAGCCCTGAATAAGGACGGCAAGTTCGGCGAGGCCGAGCAGCTTATCCACCAGATCGCCTTTGGCGAATACCTCTGGCAGATTTACGGCGGCATCCAGATGAACCAGGGCGAGATCCTGCGCCTTCAGGACCTTGGCCTGTCGCAGGACGATGCGCGCAGTCTGATGGCGCCCGCGATCATGACCCTGACCCAGGGCGGCAACACGCAGGCGGCGCGCAGCCGTCTCGTCGCCCTGATGCAGGACCACGCCGCCAACATCACAGTCGGCGCAACCGGGCTCGACGAAGAGCTTGAGATGATTCGCGAGCAGTTCCGCCGCTATGCGGTGGAAAAGGTCGAACCCCACGCCCACGATTGGCACCTGAAAGACGAACTGATCCCGATGGAGGTGATCACCGAACTGGCCGAAATGGGCGTCTTCGGCCTGACCATTCCAGAGGAATACGGCGGCTTTGGCCTGTCCAAGGCTTCCATGTGTGTCGTCTCGGAAGAACTGTCGCGCGGATACATCGGCGTCGGATCCCTTGGCACCCGTTCAGAGATCGCGGCAGAGCTGATCATCGCGGGCGGCACGGCGGAGCAGAAGGAAAAATGGCTGCCCCGCATCGCCTCGGCCGAAACGCTGCCAACGGCGGTCTTTACCGAACCCAACACCGGCTCCGATCTGGGCAGCCTGCGCACCCGTGCGGTAAAGGACGGCGAAGATTACCGCATCACCGGCAACAAGACCTGGATTACCCACGCCGCGCGCACGCATGTCATGACACTCCTGGCCAGAACCGATCCGGAGACCACCGATTACCGGGGGCTGTCCATGTTCCTGGCCGAAAAGACCCCCGGCACCGACACCGACCCCTTCCCGACCGAGGGAATGACCGGCGGCGAGATTGAAGTGCTGGGCTACCGCGGCATGAAGGAATACGAACTGGGCTTCGACGGCTTCCATGTAAAAGGTGAGAACCTGCTCGGCGGTGAAGAAGGCAAGGGCTTCAAACAACTGATGGAGACCTTCGAATCCGCCCGCATCCAGACCGCCGCGCGCGCCATCGGCGTGGCACAGTCCGCGCTGGACATCTCCATGCAATATGCTCAGGACCGGAAGCAGTTTGGCAAATCGCTGATCAACTTCCCCCGCGTATCGTCAAAACTGGCCATGATGGCAGTGGAAATCATGGTGGCGCGCCAGCTCACATATTTCTCTGCCTTCGAAAAGGATGAAGGCCGGCGGTGCGACGTTGAGGCCGGGATGGCAAAGCTGCTGGGGGCGCGGGTCGCCTGGGCCGCCGCAGACAATGGCCTGCAAATCCACGGCGGCAACGGATTTGCCCTGGAATACAAGATCAGCCGCGTGCTCTGCGATGCCCGCATCCTTAACATTTTCGAGGGTGCCGCCGAGATCCAGGCTCAGGTTATCGCCAGACGGCTGCTGGGCTGA